The genomic window CGTCGCTGCAGGCCGGGCCAGCCCGCGGGGAAGGGCCGCGCAGTCCTCACTCAGGTCGGACCCAGGCCGGCGGCCGCGCGGCTCCGACACTGCGAAACTGCCTCCAACCCGCGGCGGCGCCTCAATTTACGTGGAGCGGGACACcaaggcaggggagggagaaTCGGGCGAAAGCCGAGAAAGACCAGCGCGGGGTAGCCTGCGCTTGTGGCGAGGCTGCGCAGTTCTGGGGTGCTCCCAGTGTCCCGCGACAACGCGAACTGAGGGGCAAGGGGAAGTCGGCGAGCATCCATCCCGAGCTTTTTACTCTAAACGTAAAGAACGTAAGCCCAAATCACACAGGGTCATCTGGAACGGCCTATGCTTTTTACGTCCCTGACTCCCACCGCCTTCCGCTAGCGTAACTCGTGAGGAAACACCACGTACCAGCAGGAGCGGACGCATTTGTTTCGGGCATTTGAGCAGACTAAACAGCATTGATTAATCTACCGTCTCCAAACTAAACGCCAAAGGAAAGCGGGCTCATTCGTATTTCAAGACTTACGAACGTGCTTCTGCTCTCCTGATGCAAATTGCAAAACTAGTTTACCGAAACAATGCACATCCCACTTTCCCTAAACTACTTTCTCTCCGTTACTGTTTTCTTGGGGGAATAACCCGGACGGAAAAGAAACAATCACAGCAATAAAGCTCTTTTACTGAAAAGGTGGGTGGCTCTTAAAAGAGCCTTTGGGTCAAGCAGGTCTGGCACAGGGCGGCCGGCCGCAGAAAGCAGCTTACTTGGAGCTGGTGTACTTGGTGACAGCCTTGGTGCCCTCGGAGACGGCGTGCTTGGCCAGCTCAccgggcagcagcagccgcacGGCCGTCTGGATCTCCCGCGACGTGATGGTGGAGCGCTTGTTGTAGTGCGCCAGCCGCGACGCTTCGCCGGCGATGCGCTCGAAGATGTCGTTGACAAAGGAGTTCATGATACCCATGGCCTTGGAGGAGATACCCGTGTCGGGGTGCACCTGCTTCAGCACCTTATACACGTAGATAGAGTAGCTCTCCTTGCGGCTCTTCTTGCGCTTCTTGTCGCCTTTCTTTTGGGTTTTAGTGACAGCCTTCTTGGAGCCCTTCTTGGGCGCAGGAGCGGACTTGGCCGGCTCAGGCATCGCAGCAAACACACAACTGCCACACCACTACAAACAGCAACGAAAAACAGACAAGGCAACTGCGGCGCGAGCCGCCTTTATAGCGCGGCTGTTGACATCGGAGCGTCGCTATTGGTTGGCTTCCCGTCCTCACCCCCTTCCTAAGCCTTGCTATTGGACACCTCTCGATTCGCATTTCCATTGGCTGTAGAACAAGTCCTCTCTTGCAACCAATCAGAGACTGCTCTGCCAATCCGCCTGAGTAGTATATATACAGCATGATCTGGCCGCGGCTCGTTGCAGGATTTCCGAAACGTCTGTAACCGGAGTTACTCTGTTGCTGAATCAGTGAGCTATGTCCGGCCGCGGGAAGCAGGGCGGGAAGGCGCGGGCCAAGGCCAAGTCGCGCTCGTCGCGGGCCGGGCTGCAGTTCCCCGTGGGCCGCGTGCACCGCCTGCTGCGCAAGGGCAACTACGCGGAGCGGGTGGGCGCCGGTGCGCCCGTGTACCTGGCGGCCGTGCTGGAGTACCTGACGGCCGAGATCCTGGAGCTGGCGGGCAACGCGGCTCGCGACAACAAGAAGACGCGCATCATCCCCCGCCACCTGCAGCTCGCCATCCGCAACGACGAGGAGCTCAACAAGCTGCTGGGCAAGGTGACGATCGCGCAGGGCGGCGTGCTGCCCAACATCCAGG from Pithys albifrons albifrons isolate INPA30051 chromosome 3, PitAlb_v1, whole genome shotgun sequence includes these protein-coding regions:
- the LOC139669414 gene encoding histone H2B 1/2/3/4/6 — translated: MPEPAKSAPAPKKGSKKAVTKTQKKGDKKRKKSRKESYSIYVYKVLKQVHPDTGISSKAMGIMNSFVNDIFERIAGEASRLAHYNKRSTITSREIQTAVRLLLPGELAKHAVSEGTKAVTKYTSSK
- the LOC139669413 gene encoding histone H2A-like → MSGRGKQGGKARAKAKSRSSRAGLQFPVGRVHRLLRKGNYAERVGAGAPVYLAAVLEYLTAEILELAGNAARDNKKTRIIPRHLQLAIRNDEELNKLLGKVTIAQGGVLPNIQAVLLPKKTDSHKAKTK